A region of the Leptospira ryugenii genome:
TTTGAATCTTTAACCTGCCACAAATCTCTTTCAGTATTTCTGGATATCCTATCGAAGAAATCTTTGCGTTTTCTTTCCACTCTGACTTTCCATGTCCAGGCCAATCGATTGATGTTACCGTATAACTCTTGCTTAGTTCATTACTGATCGAATCAAAATCATGGTGGTCATGACCTGCAGCATGCAATAGAATCATATGGGGCCCCTTGCCTTTTTGGTAGTAGGCAATTCGGGAGTTGGGTAGATCTAAAACAGAAGTTGGCGTATCATCTGTGAGTGGTATATCTTTTTCCGAAATGCTAACACAAGATACAAAAAGGAAAACCAATAGAGATCGAATCAGGTTTTGAATGTTCATGAAAAAAGCCTAATCCGATTTCGATTGGAAAGTCAAGGTGACAAACTTTTTCGTAAGGGAAACTCTCTTAACATAGGATAATTCATTTTTTAAAAAAGAGAAAAAAAGGAATCACTCCAAACCCATTGGATTTGGATAGGAGCGGTTTAGCTACTCTTTCATGCTCGGGAAAAATGCAATATATTCATTTTCGTTCGATGTAAACTTTCGATGTTTTCTACAATTCGATGGAAATATCTTCCGTCGGAAATGCAACACAGGAATGGATGTAGCCAAACTTTTTATCTGACTTTCTGATCTTCGCTTCAGAGGGAGAAAAAACAGTCCCCGAAACCAAGCGCACCCGGCAAAGGCTACACTCACCTGATCGACAAGCATTCTCAGTGGAAAATCCATTCCGTTCCAAACTATTGAGGAGAGGCTCACCTACCTCTGTTTGGAAGGAGTGACCTTTTCCAACTTTAACAGTGACTTTATTTCCTTTTGTTGCATGGCTAGGCCAACCAGGCATAGTCTCCGGATTTTTTGGCGGTCCATTTCCATCGATTAGGATACGCCCTGTCCGCACTCCTAAAGAAGTAAGAAGTTCTATAGCATTTTCGTTGAAGGGAGTAGGCCCACAAATATAATACATCTTTGACTCTGGTTTATCTAACAAAGCAGATAACTTATCTTTTGTTAGTCGTCCACGATTTCCCTGGTAAGTAGGGCCTGCTTCTCTTGACAAAAATTCAGTAAGGGTAAACCGTTTCTCCGACAGGGCAATCTTTCGAAGCTCTTCCATGAAAATGACATCATTTTCGTAACTATTGGAATAGATGATATGAAAGTGAAAGTCCTTTTGGCTTGCTCGAAATGTATTTAGCATACTCATCGCAGGTGCAATCCCCGATCCTCCCGCGAGGAAAACCAAATCATCCCCATGAAACAAGGGATT
Encoded here:
- a CDS encoding FAD-binding oxidoreductase, which gives rise to MSIELEKQDRVLNEVIGYKDALLEKESLEKTGQDFSSQKGNVKKTVEKLHPKRLQLVLKEIRYETPSTSTLIFSQKNNQNLPPFQAGQYINLFVNIKGVFTARPYSISSSPILRDRYELTIKRAEGGFVSPYLLDEVKVGDEFESSGPMGSFHHNPLFHGDDLVFLAGGSGIAPAMSMLNTFRASQKDFHFHIIYSNSYENDVIFMEELRKIALSEKRFTLTEFLSREAGPTYQGNRGRLTKDKLSALLDKPESKMYYICGPTPFNENAIELLTSLGVRTGRILIDGNGPPKNPETMPGWPSHATKGNKVTVKVGKGHSFQTEVGEPLLNSLERNGFSTENACRSGECSLCRVRLVSGTVFSPSEAKIRKSDKKFGYIHSCVAFPTEDISIEL